GGAGCGTTGCTTCTCGATCCTCACACCGCCGCATTGTGGCACGAATTACACGATTGTGCTTTGTGAGTGGTTGCTTTGTGACCCTTCGGCCTGCGCCCGCAGCCCGTCGATAAACACGTCTACGAGCCACCCCCTGCTACGGGCGAACACCTCTTCTGCGATGGTTGGCAGCGGCCGCGACAGTGTGATGATGCCGAAATGGAAGTCTAGGACGTCGAGGTCGCCGGGGCACAGCCCGTACTTTTTCGCCTCCGTGAGGAGGGGACGGTAGAGGGCTTTTACCTTTTCTATCAGTATGTTTCGTTCCTCTTGGCCCATGTGGGGTGCGAACACGGGCAGGAATTCTTGGCCGACGGCAGGGAAGCCGTTGTCCACCATCTCAGTGATGGCGCAGCGCCACGTCGCCTCGGGGGCGCCGGGGAGGCGGGGAACGTGCTTGTCTACGATCGCGCGCATCTTGTCGATGATGTTTTCCAGCACCGCGCGGTAGAGGTCATCCTTGGTAGGGAAGTGGCGGCTCGCGGTGGCAACACCCACCTCTGCTTCCTTCGCAATGGTGCGCAGCGAGACCTTCGGCCCCATCTGGGCAATGAGCGTCGTGGCCGCCTCTACAAGCGCTTTGTGGTTTTCAGCAGCATCTTTTCGCATATCCGGCACTTTACCCTTGACAACCGAAAAATGAAACAATATGATCCACTTCGTAAAAGCGAAACAGTCTGTTCCACTTGGAGGAAACGATGAGCACAACCGTGGTGCAACAGGAAACCGCCACCACCGATGGCAGCCGCATCAACAACACCAACAGCACCGTGAAAAAGACCATCGCCCTGATTTTGGGCCTGCCGATAATCCTCGGCCTCATGCTGTGGGCGTTTCTTGCGCCCACCTTCGCCTCCGGCCCGGACGGGGTGCCGGTGGCAGTGGCGGGGCCGGAGCCGGTCGTTGAGAAGCTGCGTGCTCAGGCGGAGCAGCAGGAGGAGCACCCGGACTTCGTCGTGGTGAGCTCACAGGACGAGGCTGAAGATATGGTGCGAAACCGCGACGCGGTCGGCGCGATCGCAATCGGGCAGGGCAGCGCCACGGTCTACACCGCTTCCGGTAACGGTGCACCGTACGTGCAGATGCTCAATGGCCTTGCCCAGAACATGCAGTCCTCCGGCATGCCGGTGGAGACCGAGGATCTCGCCCCCACGACCGAGGATGACCCGCAGGCCCAGGGCCTCGCGTTGCTCGGCCTGCCGCTCGCGTTCGGTGGCGTGATCTCCGGAATGCTTGCAACCGTGCTGCTTCGTGGCCGCAAGTGGTCGAAGGTCGCAGTCATCACGGGTGTGTCCATCCTCGGCGCGGGTGTTGCGGTTTGGATGCTGCACGGCATCTACGGCTCGCTCAGCGGCAGCGTGGGCATGGAGTGGCTGGCTATCGCTGCCGGCATCGCCGCAACCTCGTCGGTCACCGCCGGTCTTGGCGCACTTCTTGGCGTGCCGGGTGCTGGCCTCGGCGCGGTGCTGACCATCTTTGTGGCTAACCCGCTGGCCGGCCTGGCCACAGGCCCATGGCTGCTGCCGGCCGGCTGGTCCGCACTGGGCCAGCTCATGCCGATTGGTGCGACCGGCTACCTCGTGCGCTCGCTGAGCTTCTTCGACGGCGCGGACGCGCAGGGTTCCTGGATCGTCCTGTGCAGCTGGATCGTCGTTGGCCTGATTCTGCTGGCCTTCGACCGTTCGAAGGAGAAGACCGCGTAGGTTGTCTCCACCCAAACACCCGTCGAGCGTCGGCGGGTGTTTCTCATGTCCTGTTAGATTCGGCGCACATGGCAACGACGACACAGCTCTATGTTTCTTTCCCCGGCAACGCACGCGAGGTGCTGGAGTTCTACCAATCCGTCTTCGGCGGCGATCTTGAGCTGCTCACCTACGGCGAACAGCTGGATCAAGGGGTGAAGTTCCCCTTCGACCCGCCGTGCGAGGCTATCGCCCACGCCACGCTTACCGGTCCGTTTTCCATTTCGGGCGGAGACGACCTCGAGCGCAATGAAACCAGCCTCAACCGGGGCGACTTCGGCTTCACCGCGTACGTGGAGACGCCGGAGGAAGGTGAGGCGCTCTACGCAACGCTTGCCGACGACGGCGGCAACGCCGTCATGCCCTTCGCCCTCGCGCCGTGGGGCGACCACTTCGGCGTGGTGGAGGACAAGTTCGGCATCCGCTGGAACGTGACCAAGCAGGGGTAGGGCTGCTGACCACGTTCGAGGACACAAAGGACTAGTCGATAAGGGTGTTAGAGGGCATTTCCCCGTATCGCGCCGGTTGGGTGATTCCTTTCGCGAGCAACGGGTGGTTGTCCAATAGCGGCTCGATTGTGTCTTCTAGCCAGTTGGTCGAAATGCCTGAACGGGTAGCGACGTCGTCAAGAGCAACAAGGATTTTGTAAACCGAGTGATCCGAGAAGTTGCGGTAAGTGCGCTTGATTCGTCTTGAAGTTTTCGGTTGTAGACCGGGAACATCAAGCACACGATGGTTCCATAGCTGAGCGCAGTGGGCTACTCGGTTACGTAAGTATACGAATGACTTGACCTGGCCGGGCAGCAATTTGCGCGATGTATTCATCGAGTCTGCGATGTGGTCGAGTACGCCAGAGTCTCCGGAAGCCTCTATGAGACGAGACAAGGTTCCAAATGAGAATGCCTCCACAGCAACCCATATCGGCATTCGGTCATAGGCTTCAGGCTTGTAAGTGCGACCTTGTTTGACGTCATCGCGGTAGTGAGCGACGAAAGCTTCTTTGCTGCGATCTAGGTTGGAAAGCGCGTGCTCTTCGACGCGTTCAGCGTCCTGTTGGGGCGATTGAGTAAACCCCTCACCGCGAGCGAACATTCCGGTTACCCCAACATGTCGACCATAGGCATAAGCGAACTTGGTGCGGAGAAGAATCTCCAGAGGGTGCAGCAGTTCATCACAAACGCTCGCAAGTTCTTGCTCGGAATCGTAAAGCGAACGAATATCGTCGAATGAAGTGCCTTCAAAGAATCGATTGTCGCCTTTTGCTGGGTCATGCTGCCAATGCCGAAAGAACCCAGAGAAACGGTAGTAATTGACCCTCGATAGGAACTCGCTTGCTGCGACGTTGTCATCTACGCGCATACCACGCTGGCTGAGTAGATCTACTTGTTGGTCGTAGCTCAGCCAATTTTTCGGCAACGGGCATGCCTCCATAGAAAGAGAAAGGCCCCGGTCATTTGTGCATTGCCCGCAAAGGGAAAGAGGCCTGACCGGGGATCTATCGCCACCAACTATATACCACTGCGCCCCCGATTTGCAACGGTGATCGTGCACGCTGTTCGGATTCTTACAGAATCAACGGCGTATACATGCGAGTCCGACGCGGTCATACGCGTGGCTTGCTGGAATTCACGTCACACCTGACTCTTAGAGGGAGCCAAACATGGCTACTTAGCAATCTGTTGTTGAATGGGCGGGAAGGCACGTGTCTGTCTTATGGGCAAACCGATGCTGGCCGGTATCTCTTCGTAGCTATGGCCGAAGCCGAAGACGGAAGGGCCTATATAGTGACTTCGCGTGACAAGACGGTGCAGGAAATCCGGCGGTTCCGATAAAAGGGGTAACGATGAACGAACAAAAACTGGAAGATATACGTTCCTACTACGACAACAACGACACATCTGCGCTCATGGAAGATGCCGAACGCGTGGATCTCGGCGATGTGGCCGACCCGGACGCCACAGTTGCATTCACGGTGAGCATGCCCAACCGTGTGCTCAGGGGCGCGCGTGAGATTGCGGCTGCTGAAGGTGTTTCTACCAATGATGTGCTTCGCAGATTTCTCGAAGCTGGAGCGAATGCTCTGGTTGAGAGTGAAGCCTCAATCCCTGTGAGTAAGCTTCTCCGCCTCATCGACGAAGCTCGCGGAGCGTAACGAGCCCCGCCTCAACCAGGGACTACCTCTTCGGCGTCCGCTGGAACGTGACCAAGCAGGGGCAGCCCAAGGCCTTCGAGCATTTCCTCCCGTGGCTAGACGCGCACGTCTGCGAACGAGAGCCTCTCCCGTGGGGCACCTGCGGCCTCCCACTCCGCGATTGCTTCGCGAACTTCCTCCAGAAAGGTCTCGCTGATTTCGGGCATCTCACCCGTCTCATAGAGCTCACGCTCGATCCGGGCTGCTGTGAAGACATAGAATTCGGGCCCCTCCTCGGGAAAACTCTGTATCAACGCAACGGCAAGTTGTGGGTTGATGTCCGTCTCCCAGGGTGTTTTCCTCCAGCCGTCTGGATCTTGAATGGTCCAGAGGTGTGCGTAGTAGTCGCGGTTGTGTCCCCGACGGCGTTTTTTCAATCTCTTCGAGGTATTCGCCCAGATGGATGTCGATGACGGACTTGAGGGCTGCTTTCTCGATGAATGCGCCTTCGAGTTGTTCGATCGCCGGCCCTGGAGGAATTCCCGCAGCTTCGTACTCTTCCATCTTGGACTGCAGCGAGTGCTTTACGTGTTCCTGCCACTCCTCCTGCATGTATTTGTATGTGGACTCGACTTCACTGTCGGGGACGTGGGGATTCCACGTTTTCATGACTTTTTCAACGTAGTCGCGCTCTATCATTCCGAGGTCCTTTCTGCCAGCAATTGGCCGTCATGGGCAAGTACCTGGTGTGACATTACGCAGCGGGCCGACACGACAACTCAGACTTCGAACAAAATGGCGAATATTGTGTTTTGGTAAGGGCGGCACACGGGGGTGAAAGGTCAAGTCCCGTGTAGTGGTGTAGCCGTTTGTGCTTTCGGCTCGGTATGAAGTTGGGGGTTTTGTTAGGCGGTTAGCTGGTGGTGGTCGCCATGGTCGTCTCCTGGGTGGTGCATGAGGTGTTTGGTCTGTTCGAGTGCAGATAGTGACATGTAGCGTTTTTGCTGGATCCAATCGTCGTGTTGCTCGGCAAGGACGGCGCCAACAAGCCGGATGATGGATTCGCGGTTCGGGAAGATACCCACAACGTCGGTGCGCCGGCGGATCTCACGGTTTAACCGCTCGGTGGGGTTATTGGACCACACCTTCGTCCAGACTGGTTTCGGCGCTGCGGTAAACGCCAACACCTCATCGAGTGATTCCTCCAGATACGCCGCAACCTGGGGGAACTTCGGCTCCAACAAGTCAACGACTTCGCGGGCTTGTCCCCAGGTGGATTGAGCGTCGGGTTGCTGGAAGATCGTCTGGAACTTCGCTTAAGACCATCGGCCACTGGGTTTTCGGGACTTTCTCGTAGAGGTTTTTCGCGAAATGGGTACGACACCGCTGCCACGACGCATCCGGCAGCACCTCAGATATCGCATGCTGAATGCCCTCATGAGCATCACTGGTGATAAGGAAGACACCTCGAAGCCCGCGGGCTTTCAGGTCTTGGAAGAAGCCTTTCCACGACGCGTTGGATTCCGCGGTGGCGACGTGCATGCCGAGCATTTCGCGGTAGCCGTCGGCGTTGACCCCGGTAGCTAGCAGCACGGAGCATTTGACCACCCGGCCGCCTTCACGCACCTTGATCGTCAGCGCGTCGCACGACAGGTAGGCGTACCCGCCGGGATCCAGGGGGCGGTTTTTGAAGTCTGCGATCATCTCGTCGAGTTCTTCCGACATGCGCGAGACTTGCGATTTCGACATGTTGGAAATCCCAAGGGTTGCCACCAGGTCGTTCATTCGGCGGGTGGAGACCCCTTTGAGATAGCACGTCGCGATCACAGTCGATAGTGCCCGTTCGGCTCGTGAGCGGCGCTCGAGTAGCCAGTCCGGGAAGAACGCGCCGTGGCGCAGCTTCGGCACTGCCACGTCGATCGTGCCGACACGGGTGTCGAGGTCGCGGTGGCGGTACCCGTTGCGGTGGTTGACCCGCTCGGTGGAAGCAACGCCGTACTCAGCCCCGCAGACGGTATCGGCCTGGGCGGAGAGGATCTGGTTGATAAACCCTTGCAGCATCTGCCGCATCAAATCCGGGGAGGCTTGGGCGAGCAGATCATCCAGATAGGTTGTCGGGTCGATAGAATGCGGAGCAGCGGTCATCGTCATGTGCTTTTCGGTGAGATGTGGTAGTTGAGTCGAAAGGTTACTGACGATGGCCGCCCTTGTATTTTCAAGGGCCCACCATCAGCAAGCGTTACACCACACTAAGGGACGCAACCGGGTGAAAGCGAGATCGCGCACCGAGATGCTCGAGGATTCATTGCAGCTAGTCGACTATTTCCGTGAAAATCTTCGCACAACCAAATAGACCCGTGCTCATACGGCAGTGACCAAGCCAAGGAAGAATCCAATGGCGAGAATCGTCGTGAAAGGCGACTGACCATCTTGGATGAAGGTTTTTCGGCGCAATCTGTACGACAGGAACGAGATGGTGCCTATGGCTGCGAACCACTAGAACAACGTGACTACCGGTTACTTCACCAACTTTGCATGCTTCTCCTTCTTCGGTGTTGGTGGCGTAGTAGCGCTTGTTGGGGCCGATCATGGTCATGGCTAGGTTGTTTGGGGGCGAGGTTGTCGAAGTCACAGGCGCACCAAAAGTGCTCGTTAGAATCAATAGGATTTGATTGATGTCGAAAATGAAGGCGACGCGTGGCGATGACGATTGACAACACCCCAACAATTGACCGGTTCCGTCCAATTGTTCTACGGGCACTGAACAATGGCGAGGAACACGCTGTCAGGGACGTTTGCGAGATGGTCGCCAATCACATGGAGCTGCCCCAGGAGGTTCGCAGCGAGCGGATCGCCTCGGGTCAGCACCGTTACATTAACCGCATCCACTGGGCCTGTTCCGCTCTGACTCAAGCAGGGCTGCTCGAGCGGCCACGGCGTGGTCACTACCGCATCACCGACGATGGCAAGGAGGTTGATCAGCGTTCTTTAAATGAATATTCCGAGAAGGACATGTTGGAATGGCGGGTGTGGCGGGCCTATCAGGAAGAGATCTCCCAGCGTCGTCGCGCAGACGATACTGTTCCTAGCATTAGCCCTAGTAGTGAAGATTTGGTTGACCCGGTCGAATCCCTCACCGCTGGTGAACGTACGTTTAACGCCCAGACGGAAACCAAACTGCGTAAAAGGCTCCAAGAGTCATCTCCGGAGTTCTTCGAGCGCGCGGTCATCGATGTGTTGTGGGCGATGGGCTACGGCGGTACGCACGGGGAGAAAAAGCACGTGGGTCGTACGCGCGATGGTGGCATCGATGGGGTCATCCGCCAAGATGCCCTGGGATTGACGAATATTTATATCCAAGCTAAGCGATACGCGGACTCAAACAAAGTCGGCGAGCCCGAAGTACGGAACTTTATCGGTTCACTCGATGCCAAAGGCGCGAACCTGGGTGTCTTCATCACAACCTCCTCGTTCCAGCCTGCAGCAGAAAAGACCGCAGCAGGCTACCGGCACGGCAAGATTGTGCTGATCGACGGCATCAAGCTCACTTCGTTGATGCTTTCCTACGGAGTAGCTGTACATAAGGCTCACGAATTCACGCTCTACGAAATCAACGACGACTTTTTCGAGGACGACGAACTGGCCTAATCCCAACTAGCAGCTACTGCTACATCAAACATGTAGTGGTGAAAACCGGTATCGGCCTCGAAGCCGGCACATATGCGTGCTGTGATCGTCAACCCCGCGTCCGGGAGTGCGGTAGCGGTCCGGTCGCGTTCGGACAGGTGATTGCCTGTTTTCATAAACAGGGCCCTTATGGGGCGGTCAGGTGACCTGTCGAGCGCTTGCCGAACAAATCCCACTAGCGAGAAAAAGAGGGTCCTTACAATCAGGAGTGCACGAGTTCTGGAGGGGTATACAAGCGAAGCCGGGCGGGCTAATTACCTGCGATATCTTCGATAGGCGGGTCTGCTAAAAGGCCGAGCCTGCGAGGTACTTTGTCCTGGCAGACGAGTGACAATCACGCAGAGCGTCCGAGGCCTTGCGAGCCACTCGACGCGAGATCTGCTTACTGTTCTTCGCCACCGCCATCACCTTTTCATCTGCTCGACTGGCAACGCACGGATAGTGCGTGTTCGTGAGCTTTGACGTCGGGTCTTGTGGGGTAATGGCTTCGATCCTTCTTCGCCTGACCTGTGATCTACTCACGCCTGTATGAGACTCGGCAGAAAAAGGACTTCCTACGCGTCAAGGATGTAGAAAGTGGGACTTCTGGGACTGTTTATGGGACCCGCAACAGAGAGGAACGCACCATAGCATTTCCCTCCGTCTGCCGTGCCCTACACCACTACACGGGACTTGACCCGGGCGACCAGTAATGGCGCATGTATAACGAAAACGGCGAGGACTGTTTTCTCAGTGAACGGCCACAGTTCGACGTGGTAGCGACGGTAGCTAACCCGAACGCTACGAGCAGTAGAGGTGGGAATGACAGGCAACATCGAGCCATGGGTCACAATGAAAGACGTTCAAGAACACTTGGGAGCACGCTGTGAGACGATTGCCCGGTGGGTTGGAAAACGAAACATGTCTGCTTACAAAGTAGGCAGACAACTGAAAATCAAACTAAGCGATATAGACGAATGGGTGCGCTCCGGCGGTGCAGCCGATGACGAGCACCTCACTGGACGCGGCGAAAGGAATCTGCATGCCTGAACTGACTTGGGTTGGTAAAGACAAAGTCATCACCCACCACCTTGACGTGCCTTTCCGGGTGCTCGACCGCCAGTACTCCTTTGACGAGGACGGACAGCACGAGACCGACAACGGCTCCAACAACATGATCATCCACGGTGACAACCTTGAGGCGCTCAAAGCACTTTTGCCGAAGTACGAAGGAAAGATCGACTGCATATATATCGATCCGCCATACAACACGGGTGAAGAGCAATGGGTTTACAACGACTCAGTAAATGACCCGCGCATCAGAAAATGGCTCGGTGAAGTCGTCGGAAAGGAAGGTGAGGATCTGAGCCGCCACGACAAGTGGCTGTGCATGATGTACCCGCGCCTGCGCCTGCTTCACCGACTCCTAAAGCAGGATGGTCTCATTGCTGTGTCAATTGATGACAATGAACTCACTAATTTGGGTTGTATCATGGATGAGATATTCGGCTCAATGAACCGGCTTGCCTGCGCTCCGGTGCGCTCAGAACCTAGCGGAGGAAAAGGCAAGAAGGCTCTCAGGACAGGGCATGAGTATCTTCTCTTCTACAGTAAGGGCGATCAATCAGCGCTCGTCAAAGAAGAAAAGTCGGTAGGCAAGCTCGATCTCAAGGATTCACGGGGGCCGTACCGAAAAGGGCGGGAGCTGCGTAAATGGGGCTCTAAATCGGATAGAGGGGATCGTCCAAGTATGTGGTTTGAAATTACTGCTCCCGACGGCACGGTTGTTACTCCAATTAAGAACGATGGCACCGAAGGTAGGTGGCGTTGGGGGTTGAGCAATCCCGTTATGCAAGAGCTGCTTTTAGATCCGGAAGTTGCACATTGGGAGCAAACCTCTTACGACGATGGTGTGGTTGTCGAGGGAGAGACGGCGCGATGGGTTCCGTATGAAAAAATTCGTGATGCCAAGAAAGCTTTCGGGTGGAATACGTGGCTTGACGGCTATGGAACCAATGCGGATGCAACGACGTTGATTAAATCGCTTTTTGGTTCAAAGGAATTTGACACACCCAAGCCACTAAGCTTGGTGGAATGGATCGTTCTACTCCATGAAAACACTAACGGCATCATTCTTGACTCCTTCGCCGGGTCGGGAACAACAGCGCATGCGGTTCTGAAGGTGAACAAGGAGGAAAGGTCGCATCGCTCGTTCATTCTTGTAGAGCTGGGGGAATACGCAGAGTCGATTACC
Above is a genomic segment from Corynebacterium lujinxingii containing:
- a CDS encoding TetR/AcrR family transcriptional regulator gives rise to the protein MRKDAAENHKALVEAATTLIAQMGPKVSLRTIAKEAEVGVATASRHFPTKDDLYRAVLENIIDKMRAIVDKHVPRLPGAPEATWRCAITEMVDNGFPAVGQEFLPVFAPHMGQEERNILIEKVKALYRPLLTEAKKYGLCPGDLDVLDFHFGIITLSRPLPTIAEEVFARSRGWLVDVFIDGLRAQAEGSQSNHSQSTIV
- a CDS encoding ABC transporter permease produces the protein MSTTVVQQETATTDGSRINNTNSTVKKTIALILGLPIILGLMLWAFLAPTFASGPDGVPVAVAGPEPVVEKLRAQAEQQEEHPDFVVVSSQDEAEDMVRNRDAVGAIAIGQGSATVYTASGNGAPYVQMLNGLAQNMQSSGMPVETEDLAPTTEDDPQAQGLALLGLPLAFGGVISGMLATVLLRGRKWSKVAVITGVSILGAGVAVWMLHGIYGSLSGSVGMEWLAIAAGIAATSSVTAGLGALLGVPGAGLGAVLTIFVANPLAGLATGPWLLPAGWSALGQLMPIGATGYLVRSLSFFDGADAQGSWIVLCSWIVVGLILLAFDRSKEKTA
- a CDS encoding VOC family protein, which codes for MATTTQLYVSFPGNAREVLEFYQSVFGGDLELLTYGEQLDQGVKFPFDPPCEAIAHATLTGPFSISGGDDLERNETSLNRGDFGFTAYVETPEEGEALYATLADDGGNAVMPFALAPWGDHFGVVEDKFGIRWNVTKQG
- a CDS encoding Abi family protein, yielding MRVDDNVAASEFLSRVNYYRFSGFFRHWQHDPAKGDNRFFEGTSFDDIRSLYDSEQELASVCDELLHPLEILLRTKFAYAYGRHVGVTGMFARGEGFTQSPQQDAERVEEHALSNLDRSKEAFVAHYRDDVKQGRTYKPEAYDRMPIWVAVEAFSFGTLSRLIEASGDSGVLDHIADSMNTSRKLLPGQVKSFVYLRNRVAHCAQLWNHRVLDVPGLQPKTSRRIKRTYRNFSDHSVYKILVALDDVATRSGISTNWLEDTIEPLLDNHPLLAKGITQPARYGEMPSNTLID
- a CDS encoding restriction endonuclease, with the protein product MTIDNTPTIDRFRPIVLRALNNGEEHAVRDVCEMVANHMELPQEVRSERIASGQHRYINRIHWACSALTQAGLLERPRRGHYRITDDGKEVDQRSLNEYSEKDMLEWRVWRAYQEEISQRRRADDTVPSISPSSEDLVDPVESLTAGERTFNAQTETKLRKRLQESSPEFFERAVIDVLWAMGYGGTHGEKKHVGRTRDGGIDGVIRQDALGLTNIYIQAKRYADSNKVGEPEVRNFIGSLDAKGANLGVFITTSSFQPAAEKTAAGYRHGKIVLIDGIKLTSLMLSYGVAVHKAHEFTLYEINDDFFEDDELA
- a CDS encoding excisionase family DNA-binding protein; translation: MKDVQEHLGARCETIARWVGKRNMSAYKVGRQLKIKLSDIDEWVRSGGAADDEHLTGRGERNLHA
- a CDS encoding site-specific DNA-methyltransferase; its protein translation is MPELTWVGKDKVITHHLDVPFRVLDRQYSFDEDGQHETDNGSNNMIIHGDNLEALKALLPKYEGKIDCIYIDPPYNTGEEQWVYNDSVNDPRIRKWLGEVVGKEGEDLSRHDKWLCMMYPRLRLLHRLLKQDGLIAVSIDDNELTNLGCIMDEIFGSMNRLACAPVRSEPSGGKGKKALRTGHEYLLFYSKGDQSALVKEEKSVGKLDLKDSRGPYRKGRELRKWGSKSDRGDRPSMWFEITAPDGTVVTPIKNDGTEGRWRWGLSNPVMQELLLDPEVAHWEQTSYDDGVVVEGETARWVPYEKIRDAKKAFGWNTWLDGYGTNADATTLIKSLFGSKEFDTPKPLSLVEWIVLLHENTNGIILDSFAGSGTTAHAVLKVNKEERSHRSFILVELGEYAESITAGRVKRVIDGYGEGKKRVEGTGGSFSFYELGAPLLVEGNLNHEVPLERVREYIWFTETGEAYRPEARQEHADYLGRSSNNTSFFFAFDGGALTVLDRVYLSSIPAGCEAESYVIYADTCLLTEQDLVKHNITFKKIPRDITRL